A DNA window from Vigna unguiculata cultivar IT97K-499-35 chromosome 10, ASM411807v1, whole genome shotgun sequence contains the following coding sequences:
- the LOC114165260 gene encoding uncharacterized protein LOC114165260: protein MRCADSSYHSGSWSFPSRCSRLKWSSSWRWGPTEWPNNRRLLQIPYHRRTLRQTAVFNQETAMLQLEGEHLRRDCPNFSSSSRGGSSTGKCYVCEHTGHFARVSPVGGAPAKKPVGDQPRALGRVFALTTTEATQSRNLVQNSYLLFGNSVVVLYDSGATHSFVSNECVRRLGLMMRELGCKLIVATPASGEVSTSFVYVGCPMEVAGRRFKVNLICLPMEGLDVILGMDWLSSNHVVIDCRQRGVVFSDAAGLELISSNQAVKEIVAGATCFMIVAQTEKKSIVEQIILILVVEKYVDVFPDEIPELPPRRDVDFTIDLISGAGLVSMALYRMAPVELAKLKKKIEDLLEKNFIRPSASPWGAPILTYLVKLP from the exons ATGAGGTGCGCCGATTCATCGTACCACTCCGGATCTTGGAGTTTCCCATCTAGGTGCAGCAGGCTAAAGTGGTCGAGCAGCTGGAGATGGGGCCCAACAGAGTGGCCCAACAACAGAAGACTGCTTCAGATTCCATATCATAGAAGAACCTTACGCCAAACTGCAGTTTTCAACCAGGAAACTGCAATGCTACAGTTGGAGGGAGAACATCTTAGGAGGGACTGCCCAAATTTCTCTAGCAGTTCTAGAGGAGGCTCCAGCACTGGCAAGTGCTATGTATGCGAGCATACTGGCCATTTTGCACGTGTGTCACCAGTTGGAGGTGCACCGGCTAAGAAACCAGTCGGAGATCAACCTAGAGCACTAGGGCGTGTGTTTGCACTGACGACCACTGAGGCGACTCAGTCACGTAACCTGGTGCAGAATTCTTATTTACTCTTTGGTAACAGtgtggttgtgttgtatgactCAGGAGCTACCCATTCATTCGTATCCaatgaatgtgtgaggaggctcGGACTTATGATGCGAGAGCTGGGGTGCAAGTTAATAGTCGCGACACCGGCGTCAGGCGAGGTATCCACCAGCTTTGTTTATGTGGGATGCCCTATGGAGGTGGCGGGTCGCaggttcaaggtgaatctcatCTGCCTGCCAATGGAGGGTCTGGACGTAATTTTGGGGATGGACTGGTTGTCGAGCAACCATGTTGTCATCGATTGCAGACAGCGCGGAGTAGTGTTTTCGGATGCGGCGGGATTAGAGCTTATATCATCTAATCAGGCAGTGAAGGAGATTGTCGCTGGAGCTACCTGCTTTATGATAGTGGCTCAGACAGAAAAGAAGAGCATTGTAGAGCAAATTATCCTGATTCTAGTAGTTGAGAAGTATGTTGATGTGTTCCCAGACGAGATACCAGAATTGCCACCGAGaagggatgtggatttcaccaTTGATCTCATCTCTGGAGCTGGTCTAGTATCTATGGCACTGTATCGGATGGCGCCAGTCGAGTTGGCAAagttgaagaagaagattgaagaCCTACTTGAGAAAAATTTTATCAGACCGAGTGCATCGCCATGGGGAGCACCG ATactcacctacttggtaaaacttccttag